One window from the genome of Diospyros lotus cultivar Yz01 chromosome 11, ASM1463336v1, whole genome shotgun sequence encodes:
- the LOC127812715 gene encoding uncharacterized protein LOC127812715, whose protein sequence is MRRALDRYKLLDRFLQGPLGHFLKMPLSLYLTAPQLIYHVLLREVTFSSARHDEMWFEIGGTPYRYGRQEFILISGLRFGAIDRESLEPKPIESESLCARLFPQHKKGVTGDDLELLISTKENMVSEDALKLIYIAVVDMFLLGQDERGHVDDFLWTMAENLQAFEMFPWGTYVYSKSQHYIRLATKERKLTGEGGKKINLYGFVWVFQVLSPYCR, encoded by the coding sequence ATGCGTCGTGCTCTAGACCGATACAAGTTATTGGATAGATTCCTACAGGGCCCATTAGGACATTTCTTGAAGATGCCTTTGTCCCTCTATTTGACTGCACCACAGTTGATATATCATGTTCTACTTAGGGAGGTGACATTTTCGAGTGCCCGCCACGATGAGATGTGGTTCGAGATTGGAGGCACACCATACAGGTACGGGAGGCAGGAGTTCATACTTATTAGTGGACTCCGATTTGGGGCTATTGATAGGGAAAGCCTTGAACCGAAACCTATTGAGTCGGAGAGTTTATGTGCTCGACTATTTCCACAACATAAGAAGGGGGTGACTGGAGACGACCTTGAATTACTTATTAGTACCAAAGAGAACATGGTTTCAGAGGATGCCCTGAAACTGATTTACATTGCTGTGGTCGACATGTTTTTGTTGGGCCAGGATGAGCGTGGGCATGTGGATGATTTCTTGTGGACTATGGCCGAGAATTTACAAGCATTTGAGATGTTCCCTTGGGGTACATATGTCTACAGTAAGAGTCAACATTACATCCGGTTGGccacgaaagaaagaaaattgactgGTGAAGGTGGGAAAAAAATCAACCTTTATGGTTTTGTATGGGTGTTTCAGGTACTCTCTCCTTATTGTAGATGA